Proteins found in one Oreochromis niloticus isolate F11D_XX linkage group LG22, O_niloticus_UMD_NMBU, whole genome shotgun sequence genomic segment:
- the LOC102077212 gene encoding uncharacterized protein LOC102077212, with amino-acid sequence MPRLQSGVWKHFTPAIKDGRETFMCNYCSKTYTKNATKMQMHLDKCKEYSVVSQQSPGPDGSSSASIPVPSLSFLPSATPGGQFLIDSVDQRSQAYADECLARAVYATSSPLTLTDNIYWKRFFSVLRPAYCPPPREALSSHLLDCEFDRVQSQVHESIGKADCVAIISSGWSNVKETGTIIYAVATPVPLFYKCTMTKEQTHTSAFIAEELKGVINEVGSQKVFAVVTDDVPEMMAAWAQVEEAFPHISAIGCTASGVERLFDDIVAQPSMKSLCRRAEQVVRCVQERQMLSETFRCWQTTKIRNHTFKGTALELPSGTNWTGVVNMFSSLLEGQNSLREMAVSTTLDIEVTVRATLQDAAFWKGLSSSRNLLYLIGNYIDFLKREDAALSGVVDMFSQLRYVIGTSLSASVLHSAEQKAVMVSLDRCQEFCVKPIHAAAYMLDPKHVGQQTLTGEQINSAYYVISNLSHHLNLDEGKVLGSFARFSAKQGLWKGAGIWSSCQHVSASTWWKGLCSSEPLSAVAFAILQIPPTTGACERLWQHLRSMKVKGFVSPERVQKLVAVQANLNLLEPSDFDYAPLESDEEKKASFQSESHQ; translated from the coding sequence ATGCCACGCTTGCAGTCCGGTGTGTGGAAGCATTTTACCCCAGCCATCAAAGATGGAAGAGAGACCTTCATGTGCAACTACTGCTCAAAGACATACACAAAGAACGCGACTAAGATGCAGATGCATTTAGACAAATGCAAGGAGTACTCTGTGGTTTCGCAGCAGTCGCCGGGCCCAGATGGGAGCTCCTCTGCCTCCATCCCTGTTCCCTCCTTATCGTTCTTGCCATCTGCCACTCCTGGGGGACAGTTCCTCATTGATTCTGTGGACCAGCGCAGCCAGGCGTATGCCGACGAGTGCCTGGCGAGAGCTGTGTACGCCACATCTTCACCCCTCACTCTCACAGACAATATTTACTGGAAACGATTTTTCAGTGTGCTTCGGCCGGCTTATTGTCCGCCCCCTAGAGAGGCTCTTTCCTCACATCTGTTGGACTGTGAGTTTGACAGAGTACAAAGCCAGGTTCATGAGAGCATAGGGAAAGCAGACTGCGTCGCCATCATCAGCAGTGGCTGGTCTAACGTGAAAGAAACTGGGACTATTATCTATGCTGTTGCTACTCCCGTACCGCTGTTTTACAAATGCACGATGACAAAggagcagacacacacaagcGCATTTATTGCTGAGGAACTTAAAGGCGTCATAAATGAAGTCGGCTCACAAAAGGTTTTCGCTGTCGTCACCGACGATGTCCCGGAAATGATGGCAGCGTGGGCTCAAGTGGAGGAAGCTTTCCCGCACATATCAGCTATTGGCTGCACAGCGTCCGGTGTCGAGCGTCTCTTTGACGACATAGTGGCGCAGCCGTCTATGAAGTCACTGTGCAGGAGAGCTGAGCAGGTAGTGAGGTGTGTTCAAGAGCGGCAAATGTTAAGTGAGACTTTTAGGTGCTGGCAGACTACAAAAATAAGAAACCACACTTTTAAAGGGACAGCACTGGAACTGCCCTCTGGCACAAACTGGACTGGTGTGGTTAACATGTTCAGCAGCCTCCTCGAGGGTCAGAACTCTCTACGAGAGATGGCAGTCTCTACCACACTGGATATTGAAGTGACTGTCAGGGCTACCTTGCAGGATGCCGCGTTTTGGAAAGGGCTGAGCAGCAGTCGGAACTTACTGTACTTGATTGGGAATTATATTGATTTCTTGAAAAGAGAAGATGCCGCGCTCTCTGGTGTTGTCGACATGTTCAGTCAGCTAAGATACGTCATCGGGACTTCTCTGTCAGCATCTGTGCTGCACAGCGCCGAGCAGAAAGCGGTCATGGTATCATTAGACAGGTGTCAGGAGTTCTGCGTGAAACCTATCCACGCAGCAGCGTACATGCTCGATCCAAAGCACGTCGGACAGCAGACGCTCACCGGGGAGCAGATAAACAGCGCTTACTACGTGATATCCAACCTGTCGCACCATTTGAATCTCGACGAGGGTAAAGTGCTCGGCAGCTTTGCCAGGTTCTCGGCCAAGCAGGGACTGTGGAAGGGGGCCGGAATATGGAGCTCGTGTCAGCACGTGTCCGCATCCACGTGGTGGAAAGGCCTGTGCTCTTCTGAGCCGCTGTCTGCCGTAGCCTTCGCTATACTCCAGATCCCACCGACAACAGGTGCGTGCGAGCGCCTGTGGCAGCACCTCCGTAGTATGAAGGTGAAAGGCTTTGTCTCACCCGAGAGGGTGCAGAAACTTGTCGCAGTGCAGGCAAATCTCAATCTTTTAGAGCCAAGTGACTTCGACTATGCTCCACTGGAGAGTGACGAAGAGAAAAAGGCTTCATTTCAATCAGAGTCTCACCAGTAA